The following coding sequences are from one Streptococcus sp. NPS 308 window:
- a CDS encoding SAP domain-containing protein yields MIESRPEFDKITSFDEFNKYYWYRDELSQICRSLGLEYRGTKQELNHIIEQYFKGNLIKKSSIKRKKKQVEVVALDTPLLECGFSFNAYFREYFSTLTDVSPFKFTADMATAWRKVKREDDLSFTIQDMLKVYYGDSDYAKYDHSVCQWNQFFKDFCADENSHNYSNKLKVASILWKEVRNSSNAKIYSKNLLTKYADKIKEYDK; encoded by the coding sequence TTGATAGAGAGCAGACCTGAGTTTGATAAAATCACATCCTTTGATGAGTTTAATAAATACTACTGGTATCGTGATGAACTTTCACAGATATGCAGGTCATTAGGACTTGAATATAGAGGTACAAAACAAGAACTCAATCATATTATTGAGCAGTACTTTAAGGGTAATTTGATTAAAAAATCATCAATAAAAAGGAAAAAGAAACAAGTAGAAGTCGTTGCCTTAGATACGCCCTTACTTGAATGTGGATTCTCCTTTAATGCATACTTTAGAGAATATTTCTCAACTTTAACAGATGTTTCGCCCTTTAAATTTACTGCTGATATGGCGACAGCTTGGAGAAAAGTAAAAAGAGAAGATGATTTGAGTTTTACAATCCAAGATATGCTAAAAGTCTATTATGGAGATTCAGATTATGCCAAGTATGACCATTCGGTTTGTCAATGGAATCAGTTTTTTAAGGATTTTTGTGCAGATGAAAATAGTCACAATTACTCGAATAAACTAAAAGTAGCTTCTATTCTTTGGAAAGAAGTTAGAAATTCAAGTAATGCAAAAATTTATTCAAAGAATCTTTTAACTAAATATGCAGATAAGATAAAAGAGTATGACAAGTAG
- a CDS encoding DUF7668 domain-containing protein has protein sequence MGIFDDFEYKENYLDEEKVIEILKKILRAIHLNNYRDILNCVDGSEVDDVRELLEYIDDSLQLNDFDKIDEYGVDCNFHPNYEYSQLQVYEFNDQTGFIVEYEMTSDSELVDLTLQLEFLYNNDGYKITSIDVDPG, from the coding sequence ATGGGAATATTCGATGATTTTGAGTACAAAGAAAACTACCTAGATGAAGAAAAAGTAATTGAAATACTTAAAAAGATTTTAAGAGCAATTCATCTAAATAATTATAGAGATATTTTGAATTGTGTTGATGGTTCAGAAGTTGATGATGTAAGAGAGTTACTTGAATATATTGACGATTCATTACAATTAAATGATTTTGATAAAATTGATGAATATGGTGTAGATTGTAATTTCCATCCGAATTATGAGTACTCCCAACTACAAGTTTATGAATTTAATGATCAAACTGGCTTTATTGTTGAATATGAGATGACCTCCGATTCTGAATTAGTAGATTTAACCCTACAATTGGAATTTTTATACAATAATGATGGTTACAAAATAACTTCTATAGATGTTGATCCTGGATAA
- the mef(A) gene encoding macrolide efflux MFS transporter Mef(A), producing MEKYNNWKRKFYAIWAGQAVSLITSAILQMAIIFYLTEKTGSAMVLSMASLVGFLPYAILGPAIGVLVDRHDRKKIMIGADLIIAAAGAVLAIVAFCMELPVWMIMIVLFIRSIGTAFHTPALNAVTPLLVPEEQLTKCAGYSQSLQSISYIVSPAVAALLYSVWDLNAIIAIDVLGAVIASITVAIVRIPKLGNQVQSLEPNFIREMKEGVVVLRQNKGLFALLLLGTLYTFVYMPINALFPLISMEHFNGTPVHISITEISFAFGMLAGGLLLGRLGGFEKHVLLITSSFFIMGTSLAVSGILPPNGFVIFVVCCAIMGLSVPFYSGVQTALFQEKIKPEYLGRVFSLIGSIMSLAMPIGLILSGFFADKIGVNHWFLLSGILIIGIAIVCQMITEVRKLDLK from the coding sequence ATGGAAAAATACAACAATTGGAAACGAAAATTTTATGCAATATGGGCAGGGCAAGCAGTATCATTAATCACTAGTGCCATCCTGCAAATGGCGATTATTTTTTACCTTACAGAAAAAACAGGATCTGCGATGGTCTTGTCTATGGCTTCATTAGTAGGTTTTTTACCCTATGCGATTTTGGGACCTGCCATTGGTGTGCTAGTGGATCGTCATGATAGGAAGAAGATAATGATTGGTGCCGATTTAATTATCGCAGCAGCTGGTGCAGTGCTTGCTATTGTTGCATTCTGTATGGAGCTACCTGTCTGGATGATTATGATAGTATTGTTTATCCGTAGCATTGGAACAGCTTTTCATACCCCAGCACTCAATGCGGTTACACCACTTTTAGTACCAGAAGAACAGCTAACGAAATGCGCAGGCTATAGTCAGTCTTTGCAGTCTATAAGCTATATTGTTAGTCCGGCAGTTGCAGCACTCTTATACTCCGTTTGGGATTTAAATGCTATTATTGCCATCGACGTATTGGGTGCTGTGATTGCATCTATTACGGTAGCAATTGTACGTATACCTAAGCTGGGTAATCAAGTGCAAAGTTTAGAACCAAATTTCATAAGGGAGATGAAAGAAGGAGTTGTGGTTCTGAGACAAAACAAAGGATTGTTTGCCTTATTACTCTTAGGAACACTATATACTTTTGTTTATATGCCAATCAATGCACTATTTCCTTTAATAAGCATGGAACACTTTAATGGAACGCCTGTGCATATTTCTATTACGGAAATTTCCTTTGCATTTGGGATGCTAGCAGGAGGCTTATTATTAGGAAGATTAGGGGGCTTCGAAAAGCATGTATTACTAATAACAAGTTCATTTTTTATAATGGGGACCAGTTTAGCCGTTTCGGGAATACTTCCTCCAAATGGATTTGTAATATTCGTAGTTTGCTGTGCAATAATGGGGCTTTCGGTGCCATTTTATAGCGGTGTGCAAACAGCTCTTTTTCAGGAGAAAATTAAGCCTGAATATTTAGGACGTGTATTTTCTTTGATCGGAAGTATCATGTCACTTGCTATGCCAATTGGGTTAATTCTTTCTGGATTCTTTGCTGATAAAATCGGTGTAAATCATTGGTTTTTACTATCAGGTATTTTAATTATTGGCATTGCTATAGTTTGCCAAATGATAACTGAGGTTAGAAAATTAGATTTAAAATAA
- a CDS encoding DUF6892 domain-containing protein, which produces MFSFFKKKSPKNLEINFHDNSMVMNGTSLSFPLSLKDIEAVLGKPDQVVKKENKYIKYIYDNAGIVFEHSFSVKNHLKKCRVYIDDEHLLSTISFYFGDVVKPMFGEEELPKMPCQAVVSTDGKPPYFLYDRHRTGDFNFILWTPRGTNFNGRPDVMRYPLTISYYPEIKHERQKSNPKVVQEKYLHFDNLNFKLAIIQVLMYDLEVLKPAFDIFDFSEEFSELDIDTESTELVEPALEYFKNFQISQKYASLVKEIDMDGGNEIFMNLIPQWDGEDSIFDLNEVSLAELKQFRNLKQATIMSSNFEQVKETFAAAGVDVELV; this is translated from the coding sequence ATGTTTAGTTTTTTTAAAAAGAAAAGTCCTAAAAACCTCGAAATCAATTTTCATGACAATTCAATGGTAATGAACGGAACCAGCTTGTCTTTTCCTTTATCTTTGAAAGATATTGAAGCTGTATTAGGAAAGCCTGATCAGGTTGTCAAAAAAGAAAATAAATACATAAAGTACATTTACGACAATGCTGGTATTGTATTTGAACATTCGTTTTCTGTCAAGAATCATTTAAAGAAATGCAGGGTCTATATTGATGATGAGCATCTACTTTCTACTATCAGTTTCTACTTTGGTGATGTTGTAAAACCTATGTTTGGGGAAGAAGAATTACCCAAGATGCCTTGTCAAGCCGTAGTATCCACTGATGGGAAGCCTCCCTATTTTCTTTATGATAGACACAGAACTGGGGATTTCAATTTTATTTTATGGACCCCTCGTGGAACCAATTTTAATGGAAGACCAGATGTAATGAGATATCCACTCACCATTTCTTACTATCCAGAAATCAAGCATGAACGTCAAAAATCAAATCCAAAAGTTGTTCAAGAAAAATATCTTCATTTTGATAATCTGAATTTTAAACTAGCTATTATCCAAGTATTGATGTATGATTTAGAGGTTTTAAAGCCAGCTTTTGATATTTTTGATTTTTCAGAGGAATTTAGCGAGTTGGATATTGATACAGAAAGTACAGAACTTGTCGAGCCTGCATTAGAATACTTTAAAAATTTTCAGATTTCACAGAAGTATGCAAGTCTTGTAAAAGAGATTGATATGGATGGCGGTAATGAAATCTTTATGAATCTGATTCCTCAGTGGGATGGTGAGGATAGTATTTTTGATTTGAATGAGGTTAGTTTGGCTGAATTAAAGCAGTTCCGAAATTTAAAACAAGCGACAATCATGTCAAGTAATTTTGAACAAGTTAAGGAAACTTTTGCTGCAGCTGGAGTTGATGTAGAACTAGTGTAA
- a CDS encoding DUF443 family protein, giving the protein MKVKFKETNKVFFKIVEVEGEKYILDLTTVRPKSYFWGSIPDEITAKMQKLDKRDTRFESVAPTMSKSIGIAIGTAIGGSGYRLVTNFFRNNGISHNLPLKIGLYGLFIFLAYLAFWFIAIRARHSVQKRLENKVSNYQITFKPVGNKRQLKHYKLLPFILVPTLGCFAFYLYTVNGTEGALLVINSILLLGLFTVILGMSPLRESVEKQEIIFDRIEKL; this is encoded by the coding sequence ATGAAAGTAAAATTTAAAGAAACGAATAAAGTATTTTTCAAAATAGTAGAAGTAGAGGGAGAAAAGTATATTCTAGATTTGACGACTGTTAGACCAAAATCCTATTTCTGGGGTTCTATTCCTGATGAGATTACTGCAAAAATGCAAAAGTTAGATAAAAGAGATACGCGTTTTGAAAGTGTGGCTCCAACTATGAGTAAATCAATTGGGATTGCAATTGGTACAGCAATAGGGGGATCTGGCTATCGGCTTGTGACAAATTTTTTTAGAAACAATGGGATTAGTCACAACCTTCCTTTAAAGATAGGCTTATATGGCCTATTCATTTTCCTAGCTTATCTTGCTTTCTGGTTCATTGCCATAAGAGCTCGTCATAGCGTCCAAAAAAGACTTGAGAATAAAGTTTCAAACTATCAAATAACCTTTAAACCAGTTGGAAATAAACGTCAATTAAAACATTACAAACTTCTTCCTTTTATCCTTGTTCCGACTCTTGGATGTTTTGCATTTTATCTATATACAGTTAATGGAACAGAGGGAGCCCTACTTGTTATTAATAGTATTCTATTATTGGGACTTTTTACAGTGATTTTAGGCATGTCACCACTCCGAGAAAGTGTCGAAAAGCAAGAGATTATTTTTGATAGAATAGAGAAGTTATAA
- a CDS encoding DUF5960 family protein, translated as MNQLEFQRNHLQMDYYSESYQDFERDFYRYSNMNIPLTFLTDDILKTMATSRKNYFVLNKEKSRDNRDHFFIFEVSTVDENPLIYHYTYKKTTIYLAEK; from the coding sequence ATGAATCAGCTTGAGTTTCAGCGTAATCACCTACAAATGGACTATTATAGCGAGAGCTACCAAGATTTTGAACGTGACTTCTACCGCTACTCTAACATGAATATTCCATTGACCTTCCTAACTGATGATATCCTAAAAACAATGGCGACTTCACGTAAGAATTACTTTGTCCTCAATAAGGAAAAGTCCAGAGATAACCGCGATCACTTCTTCATATTTGAAGTAAGTACCGTAGATGAGAATCCGCTAATCTATCATTATACATATAAGAAAACTACAATATATTTAGCAGAAAAATAG
- a CDS encoding DUF4300 family protein, protein MKRTRKVVALGLCLPLFLGLAACQQNNTSTEAANQTQTSSDKVPWTASYSNLNGQVSTEEVKSFLSAHLDPNSVEAFFNLVTDYNATVGSTGLSGNFASFTKTEYDVEKISNLWNQKKGDFVGTNCRINSYALLKNSVTIPKLEKNDQLLFVDNDAIDKGKVFDAKDKEEFDILFSRVKTEATTDVKVHAQKMEKFFSQFQFNDKARMLSVVLHDNLDGEFLFVGHVGILVPADDGFLFVEKLTFEEPYQAIKFASKEDCYKYLSTKYADYIGEGLAKPFIMDNDKWVKF, encoded by the coding sequence ATGAAACGAACGAGAAAAGTAGTAGCCTTGGGACTGTGTTTGCCCTTATTTCTTGGATTGGCTGCTTGTCAGCAAAATAATACGAGCACTGAAGCTGCAAACCAGACACAGACCAGCTCAGATAAAGTTCCTTGGACGGCTTCATATTCCAATCTAAACGGTCAAGTCAGTACCGAAGAGGTCAAATCTTTCTTATCAGCTCACTTGGACCCAAATAGTGTTGAGGCATTTTTCAATCTTGTCACAGACTATAATGCGACTGTCGGCTCCACTGGCTTAAGTGGAAATTTTGCCTCCTTTACGAAGACAGAATACGATGTAGAGAAAATTAGTAATCTATGGAATCAAAAAAAGGGTGACTTTGTCGGAACCAACTGCCGCATCAATAGCTATGCGCTCTTGAAAAATTCGGTCACAATTCCAAAGCTTGAAAAGAATGATCAGCTACTTTTTGTGGATAATGATGCTATCGATAAGGGAAAGGTGTTTGATGCGAAAGACAAGGAAGAGTTTGATATTCTATTTTCTAGGGTGAAGACGGAAGCGACTACGGATGTAAAAGTTCACGCGCAGAAGATGGAGAAATTCTTCTCCCAGTTTCAATTCAATGATAAAGCTCGGATGTTGTCTGTTGTGTTGCACGATAATTTGGATGGAGAGTTCCTTTTTGTTGGACACGTTGGTATTTTAGTGCCAGCTGATGATGGTTTCTTATTTGTAGAAAAACTGACTTTTGAAGAGCCTTATCAAGCTATTAAGTTTGCGAGCAAGGAAGACTGTTACAAGTATCTATCCACCAAATATGCGGATTACATAGGTGAAGGACTAGCTAAGCCATTTATTATGGATAATGATAAGTGGGTTAAATTCTAA
- a CDS encoding glycoside hydrolase family 13 protein, with translation MELTAIYHRPESEYAYLYKEKIMHIRIRTKKDDIESIHLHYGDTFIFLEDHYEASKAMVKVTSDALFDYWQVEVTVGYARLQYLFELKDKQGQSIFYGDKGCVENTLENLHYEGNGFKIPYIHEIDACHVPDWVAKTVWYQIFPERFANGNPEISPEGALAWDSSIKPKTSDFFGGDLQGIIDHLDYLQDLGVTGLYLCPIFESPSNHKYNTTDYFEIDHHFGDKETFRKLVEEAHQRDMKIMLDAVFNHIGDQSPQWQDVLKHGEKSEYKDWFHVQEFPVSKNKLGNPRKLPYHTFAFASYMPKLNTANPQVRDYLLKVATYWIEELGIDAWRLDVANEVDHQFWRDFRKAVLAKKPDLYILGEVWHTSQPWLNGDEFHAVMNYPLSDSIKDYFLRGTKKTPQFINEINSQSMYYRQQISEVMFNLLDSHDTERILATAKGDAQLVKSALACLFLQRGTPCFYYGTELELDGGPDPDCRRVMPWERVSDSNEMLNFMKKLIQLRKEVSGIIQHGTYSLKEIKPDVLALEWDYDGQKVQAIFNQSSENYLVDRDSVVLASHCQELGLQLAILPKGFIIR, from the coding sequence ATGGAATTAACAGCCATTTACCATAGACCAGAGTCGGAGTATGCTTATCTTTATAAGGAAAAGATAATGCATATTCGTATCCGGACTAAGAAAGATGATATTGAAAGTATCCATTTGCATTATGGAGACACTTTTATCTTTTTAGAGGACCATTATGAAGCAAGCAAGGCGATGGTCAAAGTAACTTCCGATGCCTTATTTGATTACTGGCAAGTGGAAGTTACGGTTGGCTATGCGCGACTCCAGTATCTCTTTGAACTCAAGGATAAGCAAGGTCAGAGTATTTTTTATGGCGATAAGGGATGTGTTGAAAACACGCTAGAAAATCTTCATTATGAAGGAAATGGATTTAAAATTCCTTATATTCATGAGATTGATGCTTGTCATGTTCCTGACTGGGTAGCAAAGACGGTATGGTACCAGATTTTCCCAGAACGCTTTGCTAATGGCAATCCTGAGATTTCTCCAGAAGGGGCTCTGGCTTGGGATTCCTCTATCAAACCAAAGACGAGCGATTTCTTTGGTGGTGATTTACAAGGTATCATTGACCATCTGGATTACTTGCAAGACTTAGGGGTCACAGGACTTTATCTCTGTCCGATTTTTGAATCCCCAAGCAATCACAAGTATAATACGACGGATTATTTCGAAATTGACCATCATTTTGGAGATAAGGAAACCTTTCGTAAACTGGTGGAGGAGGCCCATCAGAGAGACATGAAAATCATGCTGGATGCTGTTTTCAATCATATCGGGGATCAGTCTCCACAGTGGCAGGATGTCCTCAAGCATGGTGAAAAGTCGGAATATAAAGACTGGTTTCATGTTCAGGAGTTTCCAGTGAGCAAGAATAAGCTGGGAAACCCAAGAAAACTTCCTTATCATACCTTCGCTTTTGCCAGCTATATGCCCAAGCTCAATACGGCCAATCCTCAAGTGAGGGACTATTTGTTAAAGGTTGCGACCTACTGGATTGAAGAGTTGGGTATTGATGCTTGGCGCCTGGATGTGGCAAATGAAGTAGACCATCAATTTTGGAGAGATTTCCGTAAGGCTGTCTTGGCTAAAAAGCCTGACCTTTATATTCTTGGAGAGGTCTGGCACACTTCTCAGCCTTGGCTAAATGGAGATGAATTCCACGCAGTCATGAACTATCCTCTCTCCGACAGCATCAAGGATTATTTCTTGCGAGGGACTAAGAAGACACCTCAATTCATCAATGAAATCAATAGCCAATCAATGTACTATAGACAACAGATTTCGGAAGTGATGTTTAATCTTCTAGATTCTCACGATACGGAACGCATTTTGGCTACTGCCAAGGGAGATGCCCAACTGGTTAAGTCTGCCCTAGCTTGCCTCTTTCTACAAAGAGGGACACCGTGTTTCTACTATGGAACTGAGTTGGAGTTAGATGGAGGACCAGATCCGGATTGTCGTCGTGTCATGCCTTGGGAACGTGTTTCCGATAGCAATGAGATGTTGAATTTTATGAAGAAGTTGATTCAGCTTCGTAAGGAGGTTTCAGGCATTATCCAACATGGCACCTATAGCCTAAAAGAAATTAAGCCGGACGTGCTAGCTCTTGAATGGGATTATGATGGACAAAAGGTCCAAGCTATTTTTAACCAATCAAGTGAAAACTATCTTGTAGACCGTGATTCTGTAGTGCTAGCCAGTCATTGCCAAGAATTGGGACTGCAACTGGCGATTTTGCCTAAAGGTTTTATCATCCGATAA
- a CDS encoding phosphoribosylanthranilate isomerase, producing MNSLFDEFRTICSHLNQVGITPTLMGSLGFEYRSNEEWQPSDIDIHVPGDPRGWDAPDHLRIYDWDKIMKVMNHLGYTLVDIHEHEFQKDDLSVEFGSIDSLPDFAGVSESDIELIHLENITFRVPSLEQYLSIYKASSQDSYRNDHNNNKDFKKIEWLERHL from the coding sequence ATGAATTCTCTATTTGATGAATTTCGAACAATTTGTTCTCATTTAAATCAAGTCGGAATCACTCCGACGCTCATGGGCTCTTTGGGTTTTGAATACCGTTCAAATGAAGAATGGCAGCCGTCTGACATTGATATTCATGTGCCTGGTGACCCTAGAGGTTGGGATGCGCCTGATCATCTCAGGATTTATGACTGGGACAAGATAATGAAAGTGATGAACCACTTAGGCTATACCTTGGTAGATATTCACGAGCACGAATTCCAAAAAGATGATCTGAGTGTCGAGTTTGGAAGTATCGATTCTTTACCTGATTTTGCAGGAGTTTCGGAATCGGATATAGAGCTGATTCATCTTGAAAACATCACTTTTCGCGTTCCAAGTTTAGAACAGTATTTAAGTATTTACAAGGCTTCTTCCCAAGATTCCTATCGAAATGACCACAATAACAATAAGGATTTTAAAAAGATAGAATGGCTGGAAAGACATTTGTAA
- a CDS encoding DinB/UmuC family translesion DNA polymerase — protein MKQEKNTVQFSEIRSKGCNDIEMLERFLHGIVETATSKLRQRKLKTTEISIRLVHAKSENRLPLEFTFSIKPTSSSVIIYTEVINRFKECYTGGGIQGFTIQFDKNTLASA, from the coding sequence ATGAAACAAGAAAAAAATACAGTACAATTTTCAGAAATCCGTAGCAAAGGATGTAATGATATTGAAATGCTTGAAAGATTTTTACATGGAATCGTTGAAACAGCAACTTCAAAACTTCGTCAGAGAAAACTCAAAACAACTGAAATATCGATACGACTAGTACATGCTAAATCTGAAAACCGATTACCATTGGAATTTACATTTAGCATTAAGCCAACAAGCTCATCTGTGATAATCTATACTGAGGTAATCAATCGCTTTAAAGAATGTTACACAGGTGGGGGAATTCAAGGTTTTACGATTCAATTTGATAAAAATACCCTTGCCTCTGCATAG
- a CDS encoding diacylglycerol/lipid kinase family protein, producing MKKAMLIINPTSGGEKALDYKVKLENKAKEYFEYVETKITEKALDATIFAEEASREEYDAVVVFGGDGTVNEVISGIAERDYIPKLGIIPGGTGNLITKLLEINQDIDGAIDELDFNLTNKIDIGKANDNYFGYIFSIGSLPEAIHNVEIEDKTKFGIFAYAVNTMKSVMTDQVFNIKVETENGNYVGEASHVLVLLTNYFADKKIFEEDKDGYANILILKDASIFSKLSVIPDLLKGDVVGNDNIEYIRARNIKISSDSELESDVDGDKSDNLPVEIKVLAQRVEVFSKPKE from the coding sequence ATGAAAAAAGCAATGTTAATTATCAATCCTACCTCTGGTGGGGAGAAGGCTTTGGATTATAAGGTCAAGCTGGAGAATAAAGCAAAAGAATACTTTGAATATGTTGAAACCAAAATTACCGAAAAAGCGTTGGATGCAACAATTTTTGCTGAAGAAGCGTCTCGTGAGGAGTACGATGCAGTGGTTGTTTTCGGTGGAGACGGGACTGTCAATGAAGTCATTTCAGGTATTGCTGAGAGAGATTACATTCCTAAGTTAGGGATTATCCCTGGTGGGACGGGTAACCTCATTACGAAACTGTTGGAAATCAATCAAGATATCGATGGCGCGATAGATGAACTCGATTTTAACTTAACCAACAAGATTGATATCGGTAAAGCAAATGACAACTATTTTGGTTATATTTTTAGTATCGGTTCTCTGCCTGAGGCGATTCACAATGTTGAAATCGAGGACAAAACAAAATTTGGTATCTTTGCCTATGCTGTAAATACCATGAAGTCTGTCATGACGGATCAGGTCTTTAACATTAAGGTTGAGACTGAAAATGGAAATTATGTTGGTGAAGCTAGTCATGTTTTGGTTCTCTTGACAAATTACTTCGCTGATAAGAAAATCTTTGAAGAAGACAAAGATGGCTATGCCAATATTTTGATTCTAAAAGATGCTTCTATATTCTCAAAATTATCCGTCATTCCTGATTTACTAAAAGGAGATGTTGTCGGCAATGATAATATTGAGTATATTAGAGCGCGTAATATTAAGATCTCTTCAGATAGTGAATTGGAGTCAGATGTTGACGGTGATAAATCGGATAACCTACCTGTAGAAATCAAAGTCCTAGCTCAGCGGGTAGAAGTATTTTCAAAACCGAAAGAGTAG
- a CDS encoding ADP-ribosylglycohydrolase has product MLGAIIGDIVGSVYEWNNIKTKDFPLFREDCFFTDDTVSPNR; this is encoded by the coding sequence ATGCTAGGAGCAATTATTGGAGATATTGTCGGTTCGGTTTACGAATGGAACAATATCAAAACGAAGGATTTTCCTTTATTTCGTGAGGATTGTTTTTTCACGGATGATACAGTAAGTCCTAACCGCTGA
- the msr(D) gene encoding ABC-F type ribosomal protection protein Msr(D), producing MELILKAKDIRVEFKGRDVLDINELEVYDYDRIGLVGANGAGKSTLLRVLLGELTPPGCKMNRLGELAYIPQLDEVTLQEEKDFALVGKLGVEQLNIQTMSGGEETRLKIAQALSAQVHGILADEPTSHLDREGIDFLIGQLKYFTGALLVISHDRYFLDEIVDKIWELKDGKITEYWGNYSDYLRQKEEERKSQAAEYEQFIAERARLERAAEEKRKQARKIEQKAKGSSKKKSTEDGGRLAHQKSIGSKEKKMYNAAKTLEHRIAALGKVEAPEGIRRIRFRQSKALELHNPYPIVGAEINKVFGDKALFENASFQIPLGAKVALTGGNGIGKTTLIQMILNHEEGISISPKAKIGYFAQNGYKYNSNQNVMEFMQKDCDYNISEIRSVLASMGFKQNDIGKSLSVLSGGEIIKLLLAKMLMGRYNILIMDEPSNFLDIPSLEALEILMKEYTGTIVFITHDKRLLENVADVVYEIRDKKINLKH from the coding sequence ATGGAATTAATATTAAAAGCAAAAGACATTCGTGTGGAATTCAAAGGACGCGATGTTTTAGATATAAATGAATTAGAAGTATATGATTATGACCGTATTGGTTTAGTAGGAGCAAATGGTGCTGGAAAAAGCACTTTACTCAGGGTACTTTTAGGAGAATTAACTCCCCCAGGATGTAAAATGAATCGTCTGGGTGAACTTGCCTATATTCCCCAGTTGGACGAAGTAACTCTGCAGGAGGAAAAAGATTTTGCACTTGTAGGCAAGCTAGGTGTTGAGCAATTAAATATACAGACTATGAGCGGTGGTGAAGAAACAAGGCTTAAAATAGCACAGGCCTTATCGGCACAGGTTCATGGTATTTTAGCGGATGAACCTACGAGCCATTTAGACCGTGAAGGAATTGATTTTCTAATAGGACAGCTAAAATATTTTACAGGTGCACTGTTAGTTATTAGCCATGACCGCTATTTTCTTGATGAAATAGTAGATAAAATATGGGAACTGAAAGATGGCAAAATCACTGAGTATTGGGGAAACTATTCTGATTATCTTCGTCAGAAAGAGGAAGAACGTAAGAGCCAAGCTGCAGAATACGAACAATTTATTGCGGAACGTGCCCGATTGGAAAGGGCTGCGGAGGAAAAGCGAAAACAGGCTCGTAAAATAGAACAGAAGGCAAAAGGTTCTTCAAAGAAAAAAAGTACTGAAGACGGAGGGCGTTTAGCTCATCAAAAATCAATAGGAAGTAAGGAAAAAAAGATGTATAATGCTGCTAAAACCCTAGAGCACAGGATTGCGGCCTTAGGAAAAGTAGAAGCTCCGGAAGGCATTCGCAGAATTCGTTTCAGGCAAAGTAAAGCATTGGAGCTCCATAATCCATACCCTATAGTCGGTGCAGAAATTAATAAAGTATTTGGGGATAAGGCTCTGTTTGAAAATGCATCTTTTCAAATTCCGTTAGGAGCAAAAGTGGCGTTAACTGGTGGTAATGGAATCGGAAAAACAACTTTAATCCAAATGATCTTAAACCATGAAGAAGGAATTTCTATTTCGCCTAAGGCAAAAATAGGTTACTTTGCACAGAATGGTTACAAGTACAACAGTAATCAGAATGTTATGGAGTTTATGCAGAAGGATTGTGACTACAATATATCAGAAATTCGTTCAGTGCTAGCATCTATGGGGTTCAAACAGAACGATATTGGAAAAAGTTTATCTGTTTTAAGCGGTGGAGAAATTATAAAATTGTTGCTTGCTAAAATGCTCATGGGTAGATATAACATCCTAATAATGGATGAACCCAGTAACTTCCTTGACATACCAAGTTTAGAGGCTTTGGAAATACTAATGAAGGAGTACACCGGAACTATCGTGTTTATCACCCACGATAAACGATTACTCGAAAATGTAGCAGATGTAGTTTATGAAATTAGAGATAAGAAAATAAATCTGAAACATTAA